A segment of the Selenihalanaerobacter shriftii genome:
ACCTAATTCTAGATTATGTTCATCTTCTCTTCCGTATAATATTACCTTAGATGGTGCAGTGTCAATGGCATCTTCCACCATACTTGGAGGTAGTTTAACTAAACTTTCATTAAAATCAACTTTTGCCCCTTTATCATCAAATAGTTCTAAAGCTTTTTTATTCTCTACTTTTACTCCTACCTCATTAAGTACTTTTAATGTTTCCTGATGGACCCTACCCTTCTGTTCTTCATTTAAAAATTTAAGCATTCCACCTTGATATGGCATAGCACCCCTCCTTGTAGTTTATTACTTTATAACATTACTAAAGATAATACATTCTAGCATATTTACTTCGTAGCACCATATTATTATATAAAATACAATTTGTAGTAAATATTCTGAAAATTTTCGTTAATATAAACTTGCCTAAAAGCTATTAATAAGCCCCTAGACAAGTTCGTTAACATCTACGAAGCATTTTCTCCTGCATTATTTTCTAATAAAATATGTGGAAACTCCTTTTTAATCTCTTTATCTAATTTCTCATCAATACCCAGTGGCTGATGATCATTTAAGATATCTTTAGCCATCTCAATCGCTCTTTCTCGAGTAGGTTTAGAGCCTTGTTCCTCCCAAGCTTCACGAGTTAAGCGGTCACTAACTTTTGGTTGGAAAAATTCTGTACGCATATGTTTTCTTGTATGTTCATCCGTTAAGAAATGTCCACCTGGCCCAACCCTCTCAATTACATCTGTAGCAATTGTTTCTTCATTTACTTCAATACCTTTAATTGCTCTCATAGCCATACCGATAATTTCATTATCTATTACATACTGTTCATAAGCAACAGTCTGACACATCTCTAATAATCCAGCTGAATCATGAATAAAGTTAGCACCTGACATACCTGCTAATAGAGTAGTCATCGCTTTTTCATAACCTGCTTGCACATCTGGAAGCTTAGCATCACTCATTCCAGCAGTAGCATAAAGCGGTAATCCATAATACTGAGCTACCTGTGCTACACCTGCATGCATAAGCCCCATTTCAACTTCACCAGTAATATAAAGAGCCGTATTAAGGTCCATTGCTGAAGCAGTAGAAGCAAATAACACTGGAGTACCTGGATTAACTAACTGTGCTAAAACTACACCAGCTATAGATTCAGCAGCCATTAAAGCTATATTACCAGCAATAGTAATTGGTCCTGTTGCTCCAGATAATGGTTCTGCTGGAATAGCTACTGGTAAGCCATGTTTAGCTATTTCTATTAAGAAATCAGTATAAGTATCGTCTAATACTAATGGAGACATTACGCAAGTAATAAAAGAAATAAATGGTTTTTTTACTAAAGCTTCTTTACTTCCAGCAATCTTAGAAGCCATATCAATTACTTCTCTAATTCCTTTAATTGAGTAAACTCCACCCATAATATGCTTAGATGTATTTGACAATGCTGAATAAAATCTATTAACATCCACATTTTGATCATCACATTCTTGAGGGTAAACTGGAATTACTAAGAAATGAATATTTTCTAAATAATCAACCAACTTAGCAATATCAGCTACATCTTTAATATTAATCCTACGCTTCTGTCCTGTTTCTAAGTCTAATACATCTAATACTGTTCCACCTGTTCCATAATGAACTCTATTTTCACCTATCTCTAGATTATGCTCTTCTTCTCTACCATATAATGTTACATTTGATGGTGCTTTCTCAATACATTCTTTAACTAAACTCTGGGGAATCTTCACCATCTTTTCATCATAATCGACTTCTGCTCCATTCTCTTCAAAAATCTCTAATGCCTGCTTACTATTAACATTGACTCCTGTTTCTGATAACATATGCATAATAGAATCGTCAAGTTGTCTTAAATCATCATCAGTAAACGGTTTATAATGTCTTCCTCTCACTCCACCCTTAATCATAATTATTTTCCTCCCTATTTTTTTGATTATACTCTTATTTTCTATATTAAGTATATCCAATCCATAATTTGAAAACAATGTATGAGAGGAAGCTACCATTGTATTAAATAATCAACTTCTTTTGAAAGTATTTAACCTATACTGACCAGGGGTTATCCCTGACTCCCTTTTAAACACTTTGCTAAAATAACTAGCATCATAATACCCTGAAATTTCAGCAATTTTATTTAGTGGCATCTCAGTCTTTCTTAATAGTTTTTTAGATTCTCTTAACCGAATTTGATTTACATATTCCATAATTGTAACACTAGTAGCTTCTTTAAAAATCTTACTTAAATGAGAAGCACTTAAATAAACATGAGAAGATATCTGGTCTAGGGTTAACTTATCTGAATAATTATCCCAAATAAAATCTTTTACTTTTTGAACAGTCTCTAAATTCTTCATTTTAGCCTTTTCATGAATTAAATCCATATATCTATTAACAAAATGTTTAGTTAAATCAAATTTGTCTTTTAATTCATTAGTTTTATCCATTTCTTTAATTAATTGATCATTTAGATGTAAAGCCGTTTCTAAATTCACTCCACCTTCGATTGCTGCTCTAGATAACATAATAGCAATTTCTAGACATCTAGTTTTAATTAACTTCTCCTCTAATCCACTATTTAACATATCAATGAAGATTTCTTTTAAGAGTCTAAATACCTCTGTTCTGTTACCATACTTAACCTCATCAAATAGTATTTGCTCTTTATCAATACAGAACAAAGCCTTAGGACCAGTTTTAGATTCAAGTCCATAAATCTCATGTGAATCAT
Coding sequences within it:
- a CDS encoding trimethylamine methyltransferase family protein, yielding MIKGGVRGRHYKPFTDDDLRQLDDSIMHMLSETGVNVNSKQALEIFEENGAEVDYDEKMVKIPQSLVKECIEKAPSNVTLYGREEEHNLEIGENRVHYGTGGTVLDVLDLETGQKRRINIKDVADIAKLVDYLENIHFLVIPVYPQECDDQNVDVNRFYSALSNTSKHIMGGVYSIKGIREVIDMASKIAGSKEALVKKPFISFITCVMSPLVLDDTYTDFLIEIAKHGLPVAIPAEPLSGATGPITIAGNIALMAAESIAGVVLAQLVNPGTPVLFASTASAMDLNTALYITGEVEMGLMHAGVAQVAQYYGLPLYATAGMSDAKLPDVQAGYEKAMTTLLAGMSGANFIHDSAGLLEMCQTVAYEQYVIDNEIIGMAMRAIKGIEVNEETIATDVIERVGPGGHFLTDEHTRKHMRTEFFQPKVSDRLTREAWEEQGSKPTRERAIEMAKDILNDHQPLGIDEKLDKEIKKEFPHILLENNAGENAS
- a CDS encoding PucR family transcriptional regulator ligand-binding domain-containing protein, which encodes MGLTIREALELKELQEVKIVAGRKKVDNEIRWIHIGETSSIADWLKGGELLLTCAHGIKDNDDEQEYLIKELADKDIAALAIEPGYYFENIPQNMIKLANELDLTLLEIPKGMPFLKLTEVLMDKIVNQSPFDKLIDDSHEIYGLESKTGPKALFCIDKEQILFDEVKYGNRTEVFRLLKEIFIDMLNSGLEEKLIKTRCLEIAIMLSRAAIEGGVNLETALHLNDQLIKEMDKTNELKDKFDLTKHFVNRYMDLIHEKAKMKNLETVQKVKDFIWDNYSDKLTLDQISSHVYLSASHLSKIFKEATSVTIMEYVNQIRLRESKKLLRKTEMPLNKIAEISGYYDASYFSKVFKRESGITPGQYRLNTFKRS